A genomic segment from Fibrobacter sp. UWR4 encodes:
- a CDS encoding efflux RND transporter periplasmic adaptor subunit, which produces MNKNVTKLLTIATAALLLAGCDLKKDEKAQEEKSVTTIEEIQKQNGKPARVIKAAQTKLTDVRKFSGTIEGMQQTYAISKMNDPLAKINVRVGSSVKKDQVLAEYVRSADNTQLEQTQEQIALLEKATERMREVYQKGGISQQDMDSQELQLKIAKMNLETLERANKILAPSSGVVTEMKFQVGQVPGQGPFCTIAKLDQVILKLNITSQDIGLFKKGAQATVSVNGEKLKGKVTTIPLAANPQTRFFPVEVTFNNKGKKLLPGMYITADMDMQQVSGVVVPVEAIVYRNGLNTVWTVDAEGNAKRKIVQVGVQSNGEIMITEGIQDGETVIVEGQSKMNDGDKVLIVE; this is translated from the coding sequence ATGAATAAGAACGTAACAAAACTCCTTACCATTGCAACAGCAGCACTCCTTCTCGCTGGTTGCGACCTTAAGAAGGACGAAAAAGCTCAGGAAGAAAAGAGCGTAACCACCATCGAAGAAATCCAGAAGCAGAACGGCAAGCCCGCTCGCGTCATTAAGGCGGCCCAGACAAAGCTTACCGATGTTCGAAAGTTCAGCGGCACTATCGAAGGCATGCAGCAGACTTACGCCATTTCCAAGATGAACGATCCTCTCGCAAAGATTAATGTACGAGTAGGAAGCTCCGTCAAGAAGGACCAGGTTCTTGCTGAATACGTTCGTTCTGCAGATAACACCCAGCTGGAACAGACTCAGGAACAGATTGCACTTCTGGAAAAAGCAACCGAGCGTATGCGCGAAGTTTATCAGAAGGGAGGCATCAGCCAGCAGGACATGGATTCCCAGGAACTGCAGCTGAAGATTGCCAAGATGAACCTGGAAACTCTGGAACGTGCAAATAAGATTCTGGCACCTTCTTCCGGTGTTGTCACCGAAATGAAGTTCCAAGTGGGTCAGGTTCCGGGCCAGGGTCCGTTCTGCACCATCGCAAAGCTGGATCAGGTCATCCTGAAGCTGAACATTACCAGCCAGGACATCGGCCTTTTCAAGAAAGGCGCCCAGGCAACCGTATCTGTCAATGGAGAAAAGCTGAAGGGTAAGGTTACCACAATTCCTCTGGCAGCAAATCCCCAGACTCGTTTCTTCCCGGTCGAAGTTACCTTCAACAACAAGGGAAAGAAGCTTCTTCCCGGCATGTACATTACCGCAGACATGGACATGCAGCAGGTCAGTGGCGTAGTCGTCCCGGTTGAAGCAATCGTTTACCGCAATGGCCTTAACACCGTTTGGACCGTGGATGCAGAAGGCAATGCCAAACGTAAAATCGTCCAGGTGGGCGTCCAGAGCAACGGCGAAATCATGATTACGGAAGGCATCCAGGATGGCGAAACAGTCATTGTGGAAGGCCAGTCCAAGATGAACGACGGCGACAAGGTTCTCATCGTAGAATAA
- a CDS encoding efflux RND transporter permease subunit produces the protein MIKASIYKPITMLMVILTIVVFGIYTYRMMVVDLMPKFDIPVVTAVVVYPGASPEEIESTIVKPAEEQVELVDGIDYVQSICMENYGIIVAMFNMGINVDVAANDVRAKVETAAADFPDAAQAPIISKVDINASAIMSISFTGPANSTELRQKVEDDIEPLFTSVPGVASVDIFGGTTRQISVELDKDMLKNRGVDIATMMGMYGASNLNNPVGEVIGKRKNTSVRTSGKFQSLDEIRNLDLPTASGIIKLGEVAKVKDTVKTITSASRFNGENSVSLDIKKRSDANVVEVAQGVIKRMNEINKTLPKGFELHLVYDKSEAVSESIDNVIQNIIVAILLTSVLLLLFLGKLSTMLIAALTMPISVVGSFTLMYFAGFGINMMSLMALSSAVGLLVTNSIVVLENINAKLAEGLDPKEAAYKGTSEIMVAIMASTLTNVCVFVPIAFMKSIVGIFFKTYGMTMVFATVVSLIITFTLTPLMAAYLFKGKKRDENGNIIEEKPGFIARFFGAIMGIFPAIMNAVRFIYLKTLSFALSIFGVIFQVGALVAMVMFVGYMAKNHMTVELSPRQDQGMMAVTLEMPVGTNIETTDSVTRIIEARLKDIPEIKQYSVTVGGENGFTSVNQTKMRYKLKKRWEGRTRSTDEIVDSIRPYLADIPDAYISIKSTSASEMSNNSAGDVVLEVSGLHKDSVIKAADLLKAAVADKIEGVVEIKSSYEAGKPEIRMIPNRQAMADYGTTVQQMATYNYIAVSGYEAGTYTENGEEYDVYFRMQEKDRASHADIEDLPMLTPKGYVSAKELFFIEDGAGPTKIERKRKRTRIDVSMNLLPGHTTGEIMGKVGALAAEMKDQLPEGVTTGFGGNADMQNDMVEEFIAAIIMAILMTYILLVALLESFAQPFIIMTTIPMGAIGVFLGLIFTGKALSMIALMAIVMLIGVVVNNAILLLDEANRLLRTGAMGRRSAVMTAAKSKFQAIVLATLASVVAQLPLAFAMGGDVAAMTQPMGIASVGGLIVSAILTMYLIPTFFWLPNALFSKAKKGVKKVANKVKRSK, from the coding sequence ATGATTAAGGCAAGTATTTACAAACCAATCACCATGCTCATGGTCATCTTGACCATCGTGGTGTTCGGTATCTACACCTACCGTATGATGGTGGTGGACCTGATGCCGAAATTCGATATTCCCGTTGTGACCGCCGTGGTTGTTTACCCCGGTGCAAGCCCCGAAGAAATCGAATCTACAATCGTGAAGCCCGCCGAAGAACAGGTGGAACTGGTGGACGGTATCGACTACGTGCAGTCCATCTGTATGGAAAACTACGGTATTATTGTTGCCATGTTCAACATGGGCATCAACGTTGACGTGGCTGCAAACGACGTTCGCGCCAAGGTGGAAACGGCTGCAGCAGACTTCCCCGACGCAGCCCAGGCTCCGATTATTTCCAAGGTGGACATTAACGCCTCCGCAATCATGTCCATTTCCTTCACCGGTCCTGCAAACTCTACCGAACTCCGCCAGAAAGTGGAAGACGACATCGAACCTCTCTTCACTTCTGTTCCCGGCGTCGCAAGCGTAGATATCTTCGGTGGTACTACCCGCCAGATTTCTGTGGAACTGGACAAGGATATGCTCAAGAACCGTGGCGTAGACATTGCCACCATGATGGGCATGTACGGCGCATCCAACTTGAACAACCCCGTGGGTGAAGTGATTGGCAAGCGCAAGAATACATCCGTCCGTACTTCCGGTAAGTTCCAGAGCCTAGACGAAATCCGCAATCTTGACCTCCCCACCGCAAGCGGCATTATTAAGCTTGGCGAAGTGGCCAAGGTCAAGGATACCGTCAAGACCATCACATCCGCATCTCGTTTCAACGGCGAAAACTCAGTTTCTCTCGACATTAAGAAGCGTTCCGACGCAAACGTAGTGGAAGTGGCTCAGGGCGTGATCAAGCGCATGAATGAAATCAACAAGACCCTTCCTAAGGGCTTTGAACTTCACCTGGTGTATGACAAGTCTGAAGCTGTTAGCGAATCCATCGACAACGTGATTCAAAACATCATCGTTGCAATTCTCTTGACCTCCGTGCTGTTGCTCCTGTTCCTGGGTAAACTTTCAACCATGTTGATTGCGGCTCTTACCATGCCTATTTCCGTGGTGGGTTCTTTCACCCTCATGTACTTCGCCGGTTTCGGTATCAACATGATGAGCTTGATGGCACTTTCTTCTGCTGTGGGTCTGTTGGTGACCAACTCCATCGTGGTGCTTGAAAACATCAATGCGAAATTGGCTGAAGGTCTTGATCCTAAGGAAGCCGCCTACAAGGGAACTTCCGAAATCATGGTGGCCATTATGGCATCCACCCTTACCAACGTCTGCGTGTTCGTGCCAATCGCCTTCATGAAGTCCATCGTGGGTATTTTCTTCAAGACCTACGGTATGACCATGGTTTTCGCAACGGTCGTGTCCCTCATCATCACCTTCACCCTTACCCCGCTCATGGCAGCCTATCTGTTCAAGGGCAAGAAGCGTGACGAAAACGGCAACATCATCGAAGAAAAGCCAGGCTTCATCGCTCGCTTCTTTGGCGCAATCATGGGAATCTTCCCCGCCATCATGAACGCCGTTCGCTTTATCTACCTCAAGACACTTAGCTTTGCCCTTTCCATTTTCGGTGTGATCTTCCAGGTGGGCGCCCTTGTGGCCATGGTGATGTTCGTAGGCTACATGGCAAAGAATCACATGACCGTGGAACTTTCTCCCCGTCAGGACCAGGGCATGATGGCCGTAACTCTGGAAATGCCTGTGGGTACAAACATCGAAACTACCGACAGCGTAACCAGAATCATTGAAGCCCGTCTGAAGGACATTCCCGAAATCAAGCAGTACAGTGTGACGGTGGGTGGTGAAAACGGCTTTACCTCCGTGAACCAGACCAAGATGCGCTACAAGTTGAAAAAGCGCTGGGAAGGCCGTACTCGTAGTACCGATGAAATCGTGGACTCCATCCGTCCCTACCTGGCAGACATTCCTGACGCCTACATTTCCATCAAGAGTACCTCCGCTTCCGAAATGAGCAACAACTCCGCAGGTGACGTAGTGCTGGAAGTCAGCGGTCTCCATAAGGACTCCGTCATTAAGGCAGCAGACCTTCTCAAGGCAGCCGTTGCCGACAAGATTGAAGGCGTTGTGGAAATCAAGTCCAGCTACGAAGCCGGTAAGCCGGAAATCCGTATGATTCCGAACCGCCAGGCCATGGCAGACTACGGTACAACCGTCCAGCAGATGGCAACCTACAACTACATCGCAGTAAGCGGTTACGAAGCAGGCACCTATACCGAAAACGGTGAAGAATACGACGTCTACTTCCGTATGCAGGAAAAGGACCGAGCATCCCACGCCGACATCGAAGACCTCCCCATGCTCACTCCTAAGGGTTACGTTTCCGCAAAGGAACTCTTCTTCATCGAAGATGGTGCAGGTCCTACCAAGATCGAACGTAAGCGTAAGCGTACTCGAATTGACGTTTCCATGAACTTGCTCCCGGGTCATACTACTGGTGAAATCATGGGCAAGGTTGGCGCTCTCGCTGCAGAAATGAAGGATCAGCTTCCTGAAGGTGTTACCACGGGCTTCGGCGGTAACGCAGACATGCAGAACGACATGGTGGAAGAATTCATTGCAGCAATCATCATGGCAATCCTCATGACCTACATCTTGCTGGTTGCCTTGCTGGAAAGCTTCGCTCAGCCCTTCATCATCATGACCACCATTCCTATGGGTGCAATCGGCGTGTTCCTGGGCCTTATCTTCACCGGCAAGGCACTGTCCATGATCGCCCTTATGGCAATCGTGATGCTTATCGGTGTGGTGGTGAACAACGCAATTCTTTTGCTTGACGAAGCAAACCGACTGCTGCGTACAGGAGCCATGGGTAGACGCTCCGCCGTGATGACGGCAGCCAAGTCCAAGTTCCAGGCAATCGTGCTTGCAACACTTGCTTCCGTTGTGGCACAGCTCCCGCTGGCATTTGCAATGGGTGGTGACGTGGCTGCCATGACCCAGCCCATGGGTATCGCTTCTGTGGGTGGTTTGATTGTGTCCGCAATCCTTACCATGTACTTGATCCCCACCTTCTTCTGGCTTCCCAATGCTCTCTTTAGCAAGGCTAAGAAGGGTGTCAAGAAAGTGGCAAACAAGGTAAAGCGCAGCAAGTAA
- a CDS encoding ATPase, T2SS/T4P/T4SS family: MDKLCNNIFIQQENGFCKVFLENEFDEFLLEKIRHEYNQRVIPVKASKAEISRLNRARNKENDQEIIRQLEPGKKDSSWESAPIINLVDNLLENALDAGASDIHIEPQENALRIRLRQDGMLKDFKTLPSWLAEPILIRLKILAEVDITDRRIPHDGSFTFASTYGPVNIRLSTLPIQDGEKCVLRLLPRQDATKELLLEDLIKSKPQVDFLRKVFHSPQGLFLITGPTGSGKTTTLHTGLREIIHQQINVTTIEDPVEYVLEGANQVQVNEKCGFTFPTALRSILRQDPDVILVGEIRDQETAQIAMRAAQTGHLVLSTLHTNSAEAAFTRLQDLGVDSSCIKDALLGVMSQRLVRKSSAIPGVYSGRLALTEIIRGDGTLIDGCLKDCASKAIEQGFTDSQEIEHILGSV; this comes from the coding sequence ATGGACAAATTATGCAACAACATTTTTATACAGCAGGAAAATGGATTCTGCAAGGTTTTTCTGGAAAACGAATTTGACGAATTTCTTCTGGAAAAAATCCGACACGAATACAATCAGAGGGTGATTCCCGTTAAAGCAAGTAAAGCAGAGATTAGCCGTTTGAATCGAGCCCGAAACAAGGAAAATGACCAAGAAATCATCAGACAATTGGAACCAGGAAAAAAAGATTCCTCCTGGGAATCGGCTCCCATTATCAACCTGGTAGATAACCTGCTGGAGAACGCACTGGACGCAGGTGCATCCGACATCCACATTGAGCCACAGGAAAACGCACTCAGAATCCGTCTGAGACAGGATGGAATGTTAAAGGATTTCAAGACGTTGCCTTCATGGCTAGCAGAGCCCATCTTGATTCGTCTGAAAATTCTTGCCGAGGTAGACATTACCGACAGGCGTATTCCTCACGACGGAAGCTTCACCTTCGCAAGTACCTACGGTCCCGTCAACATCAGGTTAAGCACCCTGCCCATACAGGATGGCGAAAAATGCGTTCTAAGGTTGTTACCTCGGCAAGACGCCACCAAGGAACTTCTGCTAGAAGATCTTATCAAGAGCAAGCCCCAAGTAGATTTTCTCCGGAAGGTATTCCATAGTCCTCAAGGTCTATTTCTCATTACAGGTCCCACGGGCAGCGGGAAGACAACCACCCTACATACCGGACTGCGAGAAATAATCCACCAGCAAATCAATGTTACTACCATCGAAGATCCAGTGGAGTATGTGCTAGAAGGCGCTAACCAGGTGCAGGTAAATGAGAAATGTGGTTTTACCTTCCCTACCGCCCTGCGTTCCATTCTAAGACAGGATCCAGACGTCATCCTCGTTGGCGAAATTAGGGACCAGGAAACCGCCCAGATTGCCATGCGGGCAGCCCAGACAGGTCACTTGGTACTTTCCACACTCCACACAAACAGCGCAGAAGCAGCATTCACCCGGCTTCAGGATCTTGGAGTAGATTCATCTTGCATCAAGGACGCTCTACTAGGCGTCATGTCGCAACGTCTGGTACGAAAATCATCTGCAATACCCGGCGTATATTCGGGACGATTGGCCCTGACGGAAATCATCCGCGGGGACGGAACCCTTATAGACGGATGCCTAAAGGACTGCGCCAGCAAGGCAATTGAACAAGGTTTTACGGACTCTCAGGAAATAGAGCACATATTAGGCTCTGTTTAG
- a CDS encoding MlaD family protein, which yields MKLSDRTLGYLSLIALIFIFAFVALEMLEAHQKSTSTILVDFDELGSLQPEDLVVVRGFTVGTVGKVEWLGDRARIQINFDEPVILREGTRIVNVNYAIMGQRRVEIFPSKEGNRYPDDYIYTGTFEPGIAEVLRYIEDVNQQLTAVREMVHLVVDGDSTHPSAQQVFENIMGTVDGTLESADKLITSMQPTINHLFKQVNTASSELIEVANQADTAVQVATQAVNAKLQVAEDAIKTISEGAQKTNQLMIDIENDSTFNKFFKSTETMERITDMVAKARDLIAAIDSKNISVRDENGNPVTLLTWKGINLIGETAREKARKRAEKGESLPE from the coding sequence ATGAAATTATCCGATAGGACATTAGGCTATCTTTCGCTCATTGCATTGATATTCATCTTTGCCTTTGTAGCGTTGGAAATGCTTGAGGCGCACCAGAAATCCACCTCCACAATCCTGGTGGATTTTGACGAACTGGGATCGCTCCAGCCCGAAGACTTGGTGGTTGTCCGCGGATTTACAGTAGGAACCGTAGGCAAGGTTGAATGGCTTGGAGACCGGGCCCGAATCCAGATCAATTTTGACGAACCCGTCATTCTTCGCGAAGGTACCCGCATCGTCAACGTAAACTACGCCATTATGGGCCAGCGCCGCGTGGAAATTTTCCCGTCCAAGGAAGGCAATCGTTATCCCGACGATTATATCTATACGGGAACTTTTGAGCCGGGCATTGCCGAAGTCCTCCGCTACATCGAGGATGTGAACCAGCAGCTGACCGCAGTCCGCGAAATGGTCCACCTGGTAGTCGACGGAGACTCCACACATCCTTCAGCACAGCAAGTCTTCGAAAACATCATGGGCACCGTTGACGGAACCCTGGAAAGCGCAGACAAGTTGATCACTTCCATGCAGCCCACCATCAATCATCTGTTCAAGCAAGTCAATACAGCAAGCAGTGAATTGATTGAAGTCGCCAACCAGGCAGATACAGCAGTGCAAGTCGCAACTCAGGCCGTCAACGCAAAACTGCAGGTTGCAGAAGACGCCATCAAGACCATTTCCGAAGGCGCACAAAAGACCAACCAGTTAATGATTGACATCGAGAACGATTCCACCTTCAACAAATTTTTCAAGTCCACGGAAACCATGGAACGAATTACCGACATGGTTGCCAAGGCAAGAGACCTTATTGCGGCCATCGACTCCAAGAATATTTCAGTTCGTGATGAAAACGGCAATCCAGTCACCCTCCTTACCTGGAAGGGGATTAACCTAATCGGAGAAACCGCACGCGAAAAAGCCCGAAAGCGCGCCGAAAAGGGCGAGAGCCTTCCCGAATAG
- a CDS encoding ATP-dependent DNA helicase RecG encodes MGPKSLDALRAAGIVSLSDFLYNIPRTYLDQTKVSKIGNLHAGERVVLIGKIIRAGIIRGRSSRFVATLADGTGEISLTFFQGYSYHSRRIQPGTHWLVSGIVGEYRGFQMTHPDMQRFDEDEQFSGQILPVYPMTEAMVKSRISQKALRNWYKLVFNFPSLTLPGLCPKALTDYLHFNSVLTNLKSLHLPVDFNQIRNAKQQLKILELLPFCLRMVKRRESQMLRGHERQVDLGLVMKAKSELPFSLTDGQERALDQIVAGLNGKRQFHALLQGDVGCGKTVVAMLSMLAVCGSGEQSALMVPTDILARQHYKQMKSVFEAAGMRVELLVGATPATERRAILGELQMGLCQAVIGTHALFSRDVEFAKLGFVIIDEQHRFGVGQREALLAKGEYPDMLVMSATPIPRSLAKTMYGDLKVISIKEKPAGRKPIKTRLVPADKRNDMKKFIANEAKNGNLCYWIVSKVNNSEKDTEGVPARSVDDVVHELRAFDKTLVVEGIHGQMDEAVRDETLKRFAAGQVHILVATTVIEVGVNVPQANVMAIDSPDRFGLAQLHQLRGRVGRGDVQAWCFLMMPEGDAAENSVERLTQFSHTDDGFEIAELDLATRGAGNLEGNEQSGSWVFRWFDWIHDQELISQTLEMADHILKDGESFNDDAREKIQLWYQEKPSANEDGIH; translated from the coding sequence ATGGGTCCGAAAAGTCTGGACGCCCTTAGAGCCGCAGGCATTGTATCCCTGTCGGATTTTCTCTACAACATTCCCCGCACCTACCTGGACCAGACCAAGGTTTCCAAGATTGGAAATCTTCATGCGGGAGAGCGCGTCGTACTGATCGGAAAGATTATCCGTGCGGGAATTATCCGTGGCCGCTCCAGCAGGTTCGTTGCCACACTTGCGGACGGGACAGGCGAAATTTCCCTTACATTTTTTCAGGGATACAGCTACCACAGTCGACGGATCCAACCAGGCACACACTGGCTAGTATCCGGCATTGTCGGGGAATACCGCGGTTTCCAGATGACCCATCCGGACATGCAGCGATTTGACGAGGACGAACAGTTCTCTGGACAAATCCTACCGGTCTACCCCATGACAGAAGCCATGGTCAAAAGCCGTATTTCCCAGAAGGCTCTGCGAAACTGGTACAAGCTGGTATTCAACTTTCCATCCCTTACATTACCAGGACTTTGCCCCAAGGCATTGACGGATTACCTTCATTTCAATTCTGTCCTTACGAACTTGAAATCGCTGCACCTGCCGGTGGACTTCAATCAGATACGCAACGCAAAACAGCAACTAAAAATTCTGGAGTTACTTCCCTTCTGCCTCCGCATGGTGAAACGTCGTGAAAGCCAGATGCTCCGCGGACATGAACGCCAGGTGGATTTAGGTCTTGTAATGAAGGCGAAGTCCGAGCTTCCCTTCAGCCTTACCGATGGTCAGGAACGAGCACTAGATCAGATCGTTGCAGGACTAAACGGCAAGAGACAATTCCACGCCCTGCTACAGGGGGACGTTGGCTGCGGAAAAACCGTCGTAGCCATGCTCTCCATGCTAGCCGTCTGTGGCTCCGGAGAGCAAAGCGCTCTTATGGTTCCGACAGACATTCTGGCCAGACAGCACTACAAACAAATGAAGTCAGTCTTTGAAGCCGCAGGCATGCGCGTAGAACTGTTAGTAGGCGCCACACCCGCAACAGAACGTAGGGCTATTCTAGGAGAACTCCAGATGGGGCTCTGCCAGGCGGTCATTGGTACCCACGCCTTATTTTCCAGGGACGTTGAATTTGCAAAACTCGGTTTCGTGATTATCGATGAACAGCATCGCTTTGGCGTCGGCCAGCGAGAAGCGTTACTTGCCAAGGGCGAATACCCCGACATGCTGGTCATGAGTGCAACACCCATTCCAAGAAGCCTGGCAAAGACCATGTATGGGGACCTGAAGGTCATCTCTATCAAGGAAAAACCTGCAGGACGAAAACCGATCAAGACGCGCCTTGTTCCTGCAGACAAACGTAACGACATGAAGAAATTTATCGCCAACGAAGCGAAGAACGGGAACCTGTGTTACTGGATCGTGAGCAAGGTGAATAATTCCGAAAAGGATACAGAGGGAGTGCCCGCCCGTAGCGTGGACGACGTCGTCCATGAACTTCGTGCATTCGACAAGACTTTGGTAGTGGAAGGCATCCATGGGCAAATGGACGAAGCTGTTCGTGACGAAACCTTAAAGCGCTTCGCTGCAGGACAAGTTCACATTCTTGTAGCCACGACCGTCATTGAAGTTGGCGTGAACGTACCTCAGGCAAACGTAATGGCCATCGATTCACCGGACCGTTTCGGGCTTGCGCAGCTCCATCAGCTTCGAGGTCGTGTTGGTCGCGGCGATGTCCAGGCTTGGTGCTTCCTCATGATGCCCGAAGGAGATGCGGCTGAAAACTCCGTGGAACGCCTGACCCAATTCAGTCATACAGATGATGGATTTGAAATCGCAGAGTTGGACCTCGCCACCCGTGGTGCAGGCAATCTGGAAGGTAACGAACAAAGTGGCAGCTGGGTGTTCCGCTGGTTTGACTGGATTCACGACCAGGAACTCATTTCCCAGACATTGGAAATGGCGGATCACATCTTGAAAGATGGGGAAAGCTTTAACGATGACGCCCGGGAAAAGATTCAGCTCTGGTACCAAGAGAAGCCTTCCGCCAACGAAGACGGAATTCACTAA